One region of Micromonospora nigra genomic DNA includes:
- a CDS encoding aminoglycoside phosphotransferase family protein, producing the protein MTEAEARTACRLAGLDIRGLRPVRIHSNAVFLLPRARIIVRVGRGADAVGRAMRAVEVTRWLVREDFPSVVPVKGVDQPIIVDGGQEEGTPVTFWEQADICPNPEPVTGAELGGLLRRLHSLGPPFVLPVFRPLDRLVAAVQASSWLHESDRRWLDARAVELQRGLDAVESRLGAGLVHGDAQLGNVISARTGRLVADWDNAATAPREWDLIPAAAEERFGGSPQLLTQMLTAYGADPTLETGWEILRDIYELRSVAAHIRRAPSSPPHAREAALRIASLRAGDRSIRWSPVG; encoded by the coding sequence ATGACTGAGGCGGAGGCGCGGACAGCGTGCCGTCTGGCGGGTCTCGATATTCGGGGTCTGCGCCCGGTACGTATCCACAGCAACGCGGTGTTTCTTCTGCCCCGAGCTCGCATCATCGTGCGTGTCGGCCGAGGCGCCGATGCTGTGGGACGGGCCATGCGGGCGGTCGAGGTGACCCGCTGGCTGGTGCGTGAGGACTTCCCCAGCGTGGTGCCGGTTAAGGGGGTCGACCAGCCGATCATCGTCGACGGCGGCCAGGAGGAAGGCACCCCGGTCACATTCTGGGAACAGGCCGATATTTGCCCGAATCCGGAACCGGTCACCGGCGCAGAACTGGGCGGGCTGTTGCGACGGCTGCACAGTCTGGGGCCGCCGTTTGTCCTCCCGGTGTTCCGTCCGCTGGACCGGCTCGTCGCGGCCGTTCAGGCCAGCAGTTGGCTGCATGAATCAGACCGGCGGTGGCTCGATGCGAGGGCGGTCGAGCTGCAGCGCGGCCTTGACGCGGTCGAGTCCCGCTTGGGTGCCGGCCTAGTGCATGGTGACGCACAGTTAGGCAACGTCATCTCGGCCCGCACCGGTCGGTTGGTCGCTGATTGGGACAACGCTGCGACCGCGCCGCGCGAGTGGGATCTCATTCCGGCCGCCGCTGAGGAACGGTTCGGTGGGTCGCCGCAGTTGCTGACCCAGATGCTTACCGCGTATGGCGCGGACCCGACCCTGGAGACCGGCTGGGAAATCCTCCGCGACATCTATGAGCTGCGATCGGTTGCTGCGCACATCCGTCGCGCGCCATCCTCTCCGCCGCACGCACGCGAGGCTGCGCTGCGAATCGCGTCGCTACGCGCGGGTGACCGCTCCATCCGCTGGTCACCTGTCGGATGA
- a CDS encoding MAB_1171c family putative transporter, which produces MTGWAGLLALILIWSAVGYRSWSLLRHPRGTIAWAWWRSLFALAGAVSLFYPPGYNAAYSLLNIPNVAELVGHWLILISGWQAAAVLIFLAYGNEPVVARRMLWRRGMLVLATLAVATYFFIRIPAETNTTKFTTVYADAPFINHYWITYLVAVNILQADIARLFMSYSMKSTREALRIGLRIIALGVLVGSLYWMHWIAFLIFQNSTGETPEWIELWGAVAAVSAVLLVVIGSTIPVWGRHVGLRGPLTTWREFRALNKLTPLWEALTTEIPDIALQESGADTLSYRLYRRRVEILDGILALRPYRDPDAEQRLRAQLGEQSIEADQVDARVEAAMIEHALNARRLGQPAGRPASGATQVSVREDVAWLCTLSREFARLQTRNAEGR; this is translated from the coding sequence ATGACCGGCTGGGCAGGCCTGCTGGCGCTGATCCTGATCTGGTCCGCAGTCGGCTACCGCTCTTGGAGCCTGCTCCGTCATCCGCGGGGCACGATCGCGTGGGCTTGGTGGCGATCACTTTTCGCTTTGGCCGGCGCCGTTTCGCTCTTTTACCCGCCAGGTTACAACGCCGCCTACTCACTCCTCAACATCCCCAACGTTGCGGAGCTGGTAGGGCACTGGTTAATCCTGATCAGTGGATGGCAGGCCGCCGCTGTCCTCATCTTCCTGGCATACGGCAACGAGCCGGTTGTGGCTCGCCGGATGCTGTGGAGGCGTGGCATGCTGGTGCTTGCCACGCTCGCGGTAGCCACATACTTCTTCATTAGGATCCCCGCCGAGACGAATACGACCAAGTTTACGACCGTTTACGCTGACGCGCCTTTCATCAATCACTACTGGATTACATACCTGGTAGCGGTTAACATTCTGCAAGCGGATATCGCCCGCCTATTCATGAGTTACTCGATGAAGAGCACCCGAGAGGCTTTGAGGATCGGGCTAAGGATTATCGCCCTGGGCGTCCTCGTCGGATCGCTGTACTGGATGCACTGGATTGCCTTTTTGATCTTCCAGAACTCCACCGGCGAAACTCCCGAGTGGATCGAACTGTGGGGAGCTGTAGCAGCGGTTAGTGCCGTACTGCTGGTGGTCATTGGATCGACGATCCCGGTCTGGGGACGGCACGTCGGGCTGAGAGGACCGCTGACCACATGGCGGGAGTTCCGCGCACTGAATAAACTGACGCCACTGTGGGAAGCGCTGACGACCGAGATTCCGGACATCGCCCTGCAAGAGTCGGGTGCCGACACCTTGTCCTATCGGCTCTACCGACGCCGAGTCGAGATCCTGGACGGGATCCTTGCGCTTCGCCCCTACAGAGACCCGGATGCTGAGCAGCGGCTACGAGCGCAGTTGGGGGAGCAGTCGATCGAGGCGGACCAAGTAGACGCAAGGGTGGAGGCCGCGATGATCGAGCATGCACTCAACGCCCGGCGTCTGGGACAACCTGCCGGCCGACCCGCATCCGGTGCCACCCAAGTATCGGTGAGAGAAGATGTAGCCTGGTTGTGCACCTTGAGCAGGGAGTTTGCTCGTCTTCAGACACGTAATGCAGAGGGCCGGTGA
- a CDS encoding helix-turn-helix domain-containing protein — protein sequence MAASEPGEGVEASVDRSRWSLADKINNLFDTIRRPDGTPHSNEEVAAAMAKSAGNSTISASYLWMLRRGERDNPTKRHLESLASFFDVSPAYFFDDAKSRAIADELALVKLLADAGVTRVATRLGGLSPKSLSHIADIVEHVRAIEGLDTSPRRPTDRESGN from the coding sequence ATGGCCGCGAGCGAGCCAGGCGAAGGCGTAGAGGCTAGCGTGGATCGATCGAGGTGGTCGCTAGCCGATAAGATCAATAACCTGTTTGACACGATTCGTCGACCGGATGGCACGCCCCACAGCAATGAAGAAGTTGCTGCGGCGATGGCGAAGTCGGCAGGGAACTCAACGATCTCCGCAAGTTACCTGTGGATGCTGCGACGCGGCGAGCGCGACAACCCGACAAAACGTCACCTGGAATCTCTGGCGAGCTTCTTCGACGTCTCACCGGCCTACTTTTTCGACGACGCGAAATCGCGCGCCATCGCTGACGAACTGGCCCTAGTCAAACTGCTTGCTGACGCAGGGGTTACCCGAGTCGCAACACGGCTGGGCGGCCTATCGCCGAAGAGTCTGAGTCATATCGCCGACATTGTGGAGCATGTTCGCGCTATCGAAGGGCTCGACACCTCTCCCCGGCGACCGACGGATCGAGAGTCCGGAAACTGA